Proteins encoded by one window of Candidatus Nitrosocosmicus arcticus:
- a CDS encoding WD40/YVTN/BNR-like repeat-containing protein, producing MDVHGVGIYPSQDDGSIYLATHNGLFKKDVGNNSSNTTTGGWIEVGKDKSDFMGFTINPTNPGVMYSSGHPQTGGNLGFRISDDYGETWQKVSDVTIPTPVDFHTMTTGNNPEIIYAASGMGDNVFISTDGGKNWTITSSPGGQQVITLAANQSNSNNVYAATTGGLFSSIDQGKNWQKINNELISSGNDIMVTGIDISLDGKIAYAFAVPNSASQSNSGFIIKSTDGGNTWSKTDGQITGAIFVSKCLR from the coding sequence ATGGATGTTCACGGAGTTGGAATCTACCCATCTCAAGATGATGGTTCAATTTATTTAGCAACTCATAATGGTTTGTTTAAAAAAGATGTAGGCAATAATTCTTCTAATACTACTACTGGTGGTTGGATTGAAGTTGGAAAGGATAAATCAGATTTTATGGGCTTTACAATTAATCCTACTAATCCAGGTGTCATGTATTCAAGTGGACATCCGCAGACAGGTGGAAATTTGGGCTTTAGAATAAGTGATGATTATGGAGAAACATGGCAAAAAGTATCAGACGTAACTATACCAACTCCGGTTGATTTCCATACAATGACAACTGGAAATAATCCTGAAATTATCTATGCAGCTAGTGGTATGGGTGACAACGTCTTTATCTCCACTGACGGAGGTAAGAATTGGACAATCACCAGTTCTCCTGGCGGACAGCAAGTGATAACATTGGCTGCCAATCAATCTAATTCTAATAACGTTTATGCAGCTACAACTGGTGGATTATTCTCAAGTATCGACCAAGGAAAGAATTGGCAAAAAATAAACAATGAATTAATCAGTAGTGGCAATGACATAATGGTAACTGGTATAGATATATCTTTAGATGGAAAAATAGCTTATGCCTTTGCGGTACCTAATTCAGCCAGTCAGAGCAATAGTGGGTTTATCATAAAATCAACGGATGGGGGAAATACATGGTCAAAGACAGACGGACAAATTACAGGAGCAATATTTGTAAGTAAATGCCTTCGGTAA
- a CDS encoding bifunctional DNA primase/polymerase has translation MTSQDLILDIIFYDIGANIIPVNSLTKKPQVKWEQWQEESMSIELYEKQKKNGDFDNGYGIITGKLCRGPYQGKYLVCIDIDNKKGIEIFLSYFSQVKTIDQLAINTLVVEHKDAKDERVHIYFITEIQITKRSGIRGVGEFKEDNDKEEIPKIEVKSDGSTYVVAPGSMHKDGHPYEIVGISKPRVLNKEQSEQLDNAINDIYERYGNKNKNNQNGLIPISELFKDNFTIYEGNNRQEAVLRVCESLIQRLNGIYPTDKIRKLAYEWNKEHCKLPLDDKEFGVKWDNAIKFLEKKSRTEKNEKEEDQARVSVADILASVKERYIEIFQDQINTFYITLKINDHVECIPLQSNRFKNVIRKEYFDKVGHLISDDKLDGIIKLIESQYMFDDNIRKIELSLRVAKQNVNDYDNSIFYYDLTTTKWEIVKISANDGGDWEIVKDNKLPIFKRHENNCSPQVYPSKEYDGDVFEQFLKLFNFGSRRDILLFSVYLISLFIPDIPKVILVIKGTGGGAKTTAFKMIKEIVDPSSADTLSFPKQINDLIQTLDHHYVNFFDNVSSVSEEVSDMLCRAVTGSGNMKRALFTNDSDFIYKFRRCIGINEINLATTKADFLDRALIIEVKRIEKEKRKKEDEIYKEFERLKPFVLGFIFDILVKALKYRKAHKGEKILKNGYPRMADFAEWSEIISRCLGYQHNEFLNAYYENIYNQNDEIIESSPVAEAIVLYMNELEREYWEGTPTRLYKTLTDVIDQIKPDLKRSNVWPKASNTLTSMINDVAHNLKEKSIEVITGERDSQGNRVIKIRKLRKSINDNNNYENGSENRAKNNNINDGLLNPHIHRVGSSDNFECDNCPLVEDIHFMKQHKCSGAKKH, from the coding sequence ATGACCAGCCAAGATTTGATACTGGATATTATCTTCTACGATATCGGCGCTAACATAATACCGGTTAATTCCCTAACCAAAAAACCCCAGGTAAAATGGGAACAATGGCAGGAAGAATCTATGTCCATAGAGTTGTATGAAAAACAGAAGAAGAATGGTGATTTCGATAATGGTTATGGAATAATAACTGGGAAACTTTGTCGAGGCCCATATCAAGGAAAATATTTGGTATGTATAGACATCGACAATAAAAAAGGAATTGAGATCTTCTTATCATATTTTTCTCAAGTCAAAACTATTGATCAATTAGCCATAAACACACTAGTAGTCGAACATAAAGACGCCAAGGATGAGAGAGTGCATATTTATTTTATAACGGAGATTCAAATAACCAAAAGAAGCGGAATTAGAGGAGTCGGTGAATTTAAAGAAGATAATGATAAAGAAGAAATACCTAAAATTGAGGTCAAATCCGACGGTTCCACATATGTTGTCGCCCCCGGTTCAATGCACAAAGATGGTCATCCTTATGAAATTGTTGGAATAAGCAAACCAAGGGTTTTAAATAAAGAACAATCAGAACAACTCGATAATGCAATAAATGATATCTACGAAAGGTATGGTAACAAAAACAAGAATAATCAAAATGGATTAATTCCAATATCTGAACTTTTTAAAGACAATTTTACAATTTATGAGGGAAATAATCGACAAGAGGCAGTATTGAGAGTCTGCGAATCGTTGATTCAAAGGCTTAACGGGATTTATCCAACTGACAAGATAAGGAAACTGGCCTATGAATGGAATAAGGAGCACTGCAAATTACCACTGGATGATAAAGAATTCGGAGTTAAATGGGACAATGCAATAAAATTCTTGGAAAAGAAATCTCGCACTGAAAAGAATGAAAAGGAGGAGGATCAAGCACGAGTTTCAGTAGCAGATATTCTAGCATCTGTAAAAGAGCGATATATTGAAATATTCCAGGATCAAATCAATACCTTCTACATTACACTAAAAATCAATGACCATGTGGAATGCATACCTTTACAAAGCAACAGGTTCAAAAACGTAATAAGAAAAGAGTATTTTGACAAGGTAGGTCACCTGATAAGTGATGACAAGTTGGATGGGATAATAAAACTCATTGAATCTCAATACATGTTTGACGACAACATAAGAAAAATAGAATTAAGCCTGCGGGTTGCCAAACAGAATGTCAATGATTATGATAACAGTATTTTCTATTATGACCTGACAACAACAAAATGGGAAATTGTGAAAATTAGCGCCAATGATGGTGGTGATTGGGAAATAGTAAAAGACAATAAACTACCTATTTTTAAAAGACACGAGAATAATTGCAGTCCACAGGTATACCCATCAAAGGAATATGATGGAGATGTTTTTGAACAATTTCTAAAACTCTTTAACTTTGGGTCAAGGAGAGACATTCTGCTATTTTCAGTTTACCTCATATCGTTGTTCATTCCAGATATACCCAAAGTTATCCTGGTAATCAAAGGAACAGGTGGAGGAGCCAAAACCACTGCATTTAAGATGATAAAAGAAATTGTTGACCCAAGCAGCGCAGACACACTCTCCTTTCCCAAACAAATCAATGACCTAATTCAAACACTGGATCATCATTACGTTAACTTTTTTGATAATGTTTCCTCTGTTTCCGAGGAAGTCTCAGACATGTTATGCAGGGCCGTTACAGGTTCTGGAAATATGAAGAGGGCATTGTTTACGAATGATTCGGATTTCATCTACAAGTTTAGAAGATGTATTGGTATCAATGAGATTAACTTGGCCACAACAAAGGCGGATTTCTTGGACAGAGCCTTGATTATTGAGGTGAAAAGAATCGAAAAGGAAAAAAGAAAAAAAGAAGATGAAATATACAAGGAATTTGAAAGACTAAAACCTTTTGTTTTGGGTTTCATTTTTGACATTTTGGTAAAGGCCTTAAAATATAGGAAAGCGCACAAGGGTGAAAAGATTCTAAAAAATGGCTATCCCCGAATGGCCGACTTTGCAGAGTGGAGTGAAATAATTTCCAGATGTTTAGGTTACCAACACAATGAATTCCTAAATGCATACTATGAGAATATTTACAACCAAAATGACGAAATAATAGAATCATCCCCAGTTGCCGAAGCAATAGTGCTATACATGAATGAATTAGAGCGCGAATATTGGGAAGGTACTCCAACCAGACTTTATAAAACCCTGACAGACGTGATAGATCAAATAAAGCCAGATTTAAAAAGAAGTAATGTGTGGCCTAAAGCCTCAAACACGTTGACATCAATGATAAATGATGTTGCACACAACCTAAAGGAAAAAAGCATTGAGGTAATAACAGGTGAAAGGGACAGCCAAGGAAACCGAGTTATCAAAATCAGAAAATTGAGAAAATCTATTAACGATAATAACAATTACGAAAATGGGTCAGAGAACAGGGCTAAGAATAATAATATTAACGATGGATTATTAAATCCTCATATTCACAGGGTAGGTTCTTCTGACAACTTTGAATGCGATAACTGTCCTCTTGTGGAAGACATACACTTTATGAAACAGCATAAGTGTAGTGGGGCCAAAAAACATTAA
- a CDS encoding pentapeptide repeat-containing protein: protein MQKCSFSRNFTDIFQKKETLFQCDEIIFKSNYCIFHNPDSNGNGELFLRELEKKINDCQANKQPLLCIGYNFPKISFQKTYDFRIYFNYSTFMDEVNFNLSSFLEPVVFDNASFRKEVEFHGMTFHKSISFSHTIFNKTVSFDGSKLSEVFFWNSTFRDELRIAYTQFQKKTSFIGPTFFGDFIIYDTEFHGSLSLTRIICKHRLDIEDTIFKGYVSFSFSNFYREVDLTGVTFDEDLSFQSVSFHERISFRGISFGKYVSFNNTRINKPRESFFGIGDMSNAYFIHTDISELNFDPHIIWGNEKHKYKILPERLVEENLDNEQKKKWYKKARNAKENTQTKRAIPWQIKKNDILTNYRHLRENYEFNMRYEEASQFFIREMEIRRIYADTDRSLFIKKKKWAQRHFSLIAVYNIICNYGESYKRPLFWIGALTILSSSIFFVFDPCNGCSTYQRISEPIQSTLSDLFQTKSDNSILDFVIRVLSIPLLGTLFIALRRKFERRFRH, encoded by the coding sequence ATGCAAAAATGTAGTTTCTCACGTAATTTTACCGACATATTTCAAAAGAAAGAAACATTATTCCAATGCGATGAAATTATTTTTAAGTCAAATTACTGCATTTTTCACAACCCAGATTCCAATGGTAATGGAGAATTATTCCTGAGAGAATTAGAAAAAAAGATTAATGATTGTCAAGCAAATAAGCAACCATTATTGTGTATAGGATATAATTTTCCTAAGATCTCCTTTCAAAAGACCTATGATTTCAGAATCTACTTTAACTATTCTACATTCATGGATGAAGTCAATTTTAATTTGTCCTCTTTTTTAGAACCGGTTGTATTTGATAATGCTTCTTTTAGAAAGGAGGTAGAATTCCATGGAATGACATTCCATAAGTCAATTTCATTTAGTCATACAATTTTTAATAAAACCGTCAGTTTCGACGGATCAAAATTATCTGAAGTATTCTTCTGGAATTCAACATTTCGGGATGAGTTAAGGATTGCATATACGCAGTTTCAAAAAAAAACTTCATTTATAGGTCCAACTTTTTTTGGAGATTTCATAATATACGATACAGAGTTTCATGGAAGTCTTTCATTAACACGAATAATTTGCAAACATAGGTTAGATATTGAGGATACTATATTCAAAGGATACGTAAGTTTCAGTTTCTCAAATTTTTATCGAGAGGTTGATTTAACTGGAGTAACGTTTGATGAAGACTTATCGTTTCAAAGCGTATCTTTTCATGAAAGAATCTCATTTAGAGGAATTTCTTTTGGTAAATATGTATCCTTTAATAATACCCGCATAAATAAACCCCGTGAATCATTCTTTGGTATTGGAGATATGTCTAATGCATATTTTATTCATACAGATATAAGTGAATTAAATTTCGATCCTCACATAATATGGGGAAATGAAAAGCATAAATATAAAATATTGCCGGAAAGGTTAGTCGAAGAAAATTTAGATAATGAACAAAAAAAGAAATGGTATAAGAAAGCAAGGAACGCCAAAGAAAATACACAAACCAAAAGAGCAATTCCATGGCAAATCAAAAAAAATGATATTCTTACGAATTATCGACATTTAAGAGAAAACTACGAATTCAATATGAGGTATGAGGAGGCAAGCCAGTTTTTCATACGAGAAATGGAGATTCGAAGGATTTATGCTGACACCGATCGATCACTTTTCATTAAAAAGAAAAAGTGGGCTCAAAGACATTTTTCTTTAATTGCGGTTTATAATATCATTTGTAATTACGGTGAATCTTACAAAAGGCCATTATTTTGGATAGGAGCACTAACAATATTATCCTCGAGCATTTTCTTCGTATTTGATCCTTGTAATGGATGTTCCACTTATCAAAGGATCTCTGAACCCATCCAATCCACATTATCAGATCTTTTTCAAACTAAATCAGACAATTCTATTCTAGATTTTGTTATCCGAGTTTTAAGTATTCCACTATTAGGAACTCTATTCATCGCCTTAAGAAGAAAATTTGAACGTAGATTTAGACATTGA